DNA sequence from the Callithrix jacchus isolate 240 chromosome 13, calJac240_pri, whole genome shotgun sequence genome:
ctttttttttatttaaaaaaaaaagtttttattgcactttaggttttggggtacatgtgaagaacatgcaagatagttgcataggtacacatgtggcaggctgccttcctccccttcacctatatctcacatttctccccgtgctatctctccccaactccccaccatcattctcagcaaactgacatgagaacagaaaatgaaatactgcatgttcttactcataggtgggtgtcgagTTTCTTTTAAGACCAATAAAAACATTCTAGAACTGGTTGTAGTGATTGTTAGACAAccctgaatatactaaaaaccactggatTGAATACTTTAAGCAAGTGAATTGTCTCATGTGTTAATTTTATCTCAGTAAAGATATTaccaataattattttcatagacttcctacatataatattatcattGCTAGAGTAATATTGGCAAGAGTTATTTTCGTCTTTGCAAATGCTACTCCTTTTGCCTGGAATGCCAAGCatattttctacttctttctctcttaaaagCTTCTACTCCTTCATTAATAATCAGCCAAGGTGTCATCACCATTGTAATGTCTTGCATTATTCACTCTGGACCCGCACATGAACCCCGGGAgagtggatagatagatgatagatagatttaaaaaattataaagcaatatTTAGTCTTACCACATGCAGTTCATACCAAAATTTCTATTGCGTATTATTCTAGTCTAgtcaatttcactttttaaatgttttgtggcCCATTAAATTAATTTCATAACCCTCCAATGAGAGGCAATCTACAATTTGAAAACTACTACCAAAAATAAATTGATCCCATATTGTACATTTTAACATAAACATCAGTTAGTTTGCGACAGTGAATATCCTTACCTTGGGTTAGTGTTACAGGATGTTATAGTTATTGTCGGTATTCTGCATTTATCTTCGTGAATATTAGAGTTCTGCTATTCTTTTTGAAGTATTGCAGTCCTGAACAACACAGGTAAGTAATTTTTTATGCCAAGGAATTATTTCTGTTTGAAGAAAAGACTTGATCACAGGCAGCTGCCGAAGCAGCATCGTTAAAGTCTCTCTTCCTGCgatcatgtctaagtcagagtctcctaaagagccggaacagctgaggaagctcttcattggagggttgagctttgaaacaaccgatgagagcctgaggagccattttgagcaatggggaaTGCTCACAGATTGTGTGGTAatgagagatccaaacaccaagcactccaggggctttgggtttgtcacgtatgcaactgtggaggaggtggatgcagccatgaatgcaaggccacacaaagtggatggaagagttgtggaaccaaagagagcggtctcaagagaagattctcaaagtccaggtgcccacttaactgtgaaaaaaaattcattggtGGCATtgaagaagacactgaagaacatcacctaagagattattttgaacaatatggaaaaattgaagtgattgaaatcatgatggacagaggcagtggcaagaaaaagggctttgcctttgtaacctttgaCGACCATGACTCTGTGGATAAGactgtcattcagaaataccataTTGTGAATGGCCACAACGgtgaagttaggaaagccctgtcaaagcaagagatggtgagtgcttcatccagccaaagaggtcgaagtggttctggaaactttggtggtggtcgTGGAGGTGGCTTCAGTGGGAATGACAACTTCGGTCATGGAGGAAACTTCAGTGGTCGTGGCGGCTTTggtggcagccggggtggtggtggatatggtggcagtggggatggctataatggatttggtaatgatggaggcaattttggaggtggtggaagctacaatgattttggcagttacaacaatcagtcttcaaattttggacccatgaagagaggaaactttggaggcagaagctctggcccctatggtggtggcagccaatactttgccaaaccacgaaaccaaggtggctatggcagttccagtagcagcagtagctatggcagtggcagaagattttaattaggaaacaaagcttagcaggagaggagagccagagaagtgacagggaagatacaggttacaacagatttgtgaactcagccaagcacagtggtggcagggcctagctgctacaaagaagacatgatttagacaaatactcatgtgtatgggcaaaaaactcgaggactgtatttgtgactaattgtataacaggttattttagtttctgttctgtggaaagtgtaaagcattccaacaaagggttttaatgtagattttttctttttcttttcttttttttttttttttgcacccatgctgttgattgctaaatgtaatagtctgattGTGACGCTgattaaatgtctttaaaaaaaaaaagacttgatcacttactttaaaataatacttaattCCCAATTTCCTGCTGTATCAGCCAGAAAATTGTTTTTCCCTCTACTATGCTCTACAAAGTGGTAGCTGACTGCTTAACTTCCTATTCTGGTAGGAGTAGGAAGTGGCTTCTGAGCTATAACTCTGTCCTATATTCTGAGTTTTATATGCTATCCATAAACTCCTTTGTGTTCTGCTCTAGGTTTTTTTAACGCTAGCAGATTGGAAATATAGTGAAAGCAATTTCACCATGAGCAGAGATATGGGTACAAATGACACTTACTGCACAATGCAAATAATTACATTCTATGAATGTATACCACAAGGAATTTTATACTTGAGATAAGTCATGCCCCAGTGACAAATAGGTTATccaaacaaaatatttcagattttcattttttcttttgtcatatttACTTATGATcatttttgttactgtttctGTGTCCATTGTAAAACATTACATCCAGTCTTTAGATACATAATCTGTATGGAGTGGGAGTGATATGAAGTAGGTATAGAGTCTGATAATCACTTCTTTGTTACAGGGATAGGACAATATTGCATATAGTTACCTGCAAGTTTATTCTACATATGtcatttgaatttatattttttacaaattccTATTTAAGAAACTGcatatgtatgtgaatgtgtgtgtgagagacagagctTCAAAAGGCCCAGAGTATATTAATGCATGATAAGTCACATAGCCTGGGTATTAGTAATGTTCTccaaaaataattccaaagaaGACGTCCATCAGGAAACACCACAAAAACAGTATTAGGCATAGAGTTTTAGAAGTGGCCTTTATTTAAATTCCAGTTTGGGTCcgggtagtttttttttctacaaatactGACTCCATTCTTATATCTACATTCTATCTAGATATAGCCtgtgttatattttctttaagctAGAATTTTATGTCTCAGAGcttcatatacttatttttaagcaTTCTTATGCCTCATTCAGTTACTCACATACCTTGGCAAATGTCTGTAAACATCCTATCTTCATTCTAGATCCTTGGAATGGGCCTGAAAAACCACAGACTTAAAGAGTACATTATTGACTTTCGTATGTACTGCAGATTCTTTATAAGATCTCTGATCTCAAGGGACATAAAATCCAGTTGCAGAGACAAAATAATGATGATTAACCAATAAAGAACaagagtgagaatgtgtggtgcATATCATAAGTGCTACAGGAATTTTGAAAAGGGAAATATTTCTGAGAATTAATAGTCAACAAAGGATTCTCTTGAAGACTTACACTGCACATAAAGAAGCAGAAAGGGAGAATgttccaggaaaaagaaatacatttgggaggctgtggcctATAGTGTAATGGGTCTGATGGTTTCAACTTCAACTCTCAAATATATCCTTCCTACCTATGctgtttttgaaaagttaatgTCCATTTCTGAGCCAATAGTATTTTTACCTCTAGAATTAAGACAAAATACCTGCGGTGCTTGGCAACAGTGAGCaattaatacaaatttattgtttcctctttccaaaaaaaaaaaaacatgaatagaaATACAGTCGAAAATTagaaacatttgttattttatgaATTTGTGGTAAGAAATGTGTTTGTTTAGAGTTCATTGCAATCGTGAATTCCATACATATAACAGGTAACACAGTAACAAAACTGAGAGCTTTTCAAAATTCTAAACACCTTAGACATTTATATTCAAATGAAATGATATATGGCAGGATAGCATTTCTTGCCCTTTTGCTCCTTGTTACTCATGGCATCCTCATTACTTATGGGGAGGAGACTTGTTGGGATAATAAAGTTATCAAACTCTTGCTGTGAAAAGCAATTGATCTTAAAAAGTAGATACTCCATTCAGAAAAATGTGACAATTCATACTATACAGAAGTTGACAGGAAGGTCAGACAAACTGCAGGgaagaaaggcaaaaaataaaggaGGGAGAAAATTCATAGTGAAAAGATCTCAGTCTGATGAGAAGGTCATCTGAAAGCTGAATAAAGATTGCCTGCCCCCTCCTGAGACTAccaatgaaatattttcctagCTGCCAAGTGTAATATTGGGTCACCAGTGGTGAACGATTGAATTTGTGACCTCTCCAATTGTTACTGAGATTGAAGGCAGGGTTTTCTGAAAACCCAACTGAAGGTTAAATGGAAGTAATAAGGATTACCCAGTTTGGGATTCCCATGCTACTGATGGCCCTCTTTACCCTTCCATCTCCCAGTTACAGCAtcaatgttttcttccttttaaggaaaaagaaaaaataaacctatACTGTCAAAAGATTGATATTTAAACAAAACCTGTATTGACAATAAACACTTAAGTTTCAGCTGGGCAATATGACTTTCACAGGACTTGGAGTGTGGCTCCTTTTAGCCTGGTCTGTCTTTCTTTGTGGCCTGAACACAGCAACTTTGTCATGATTTTTTCAATGAACTTTGCATCTGAGAATTTCCATTGTTTTCCCACATTTTGCAGGAGAAATGCCCAGGAGTACAATTTTTGAGCCATATGATAGTTGTATGTAtagttgttgttattgtttttaaccTGCTGAACTGTTGTCAAGATTGGCTGTAAAATTTTACAGTCtaaccagcaatgtatgagtgtgATCCACTTTTTCTGCTTCCTTGTTAGCATTTGGTTCtagctgtgttttattttagtcattcagTTAggtaggatctcattcttttttatagatgaGTAGTACTCCACTgagtatatgtgccatatttgcttcatccattcatctgtcgatgAGCAACATCTGTTGAAgcaacacttaggttgcttccaaattttggctattgttaACAGTTCTACAACAAACGTGGGAGTGCACATATCTCTTTGATATGcgtatttcctttattttgggtgAATACCCATCAGGAAGATTGTTGAATCCTATAGCAgcttaattttttagttttttgaaagatctccaaactgttccctataatggttgtactaattcacattctcaccaacagtgtatgaggattgtgttttctccacatcctcacaagCATTTGTTATTACATGTCTTTTGTGTATAaatcattttaactggggtgagataatgtCTCATTatagatttgatttgcatttctctgatgatcagtgatgttgagcaccttttcacatgCCTGTTTgcaatttgtatgtcttttttggggAAACATCTATTCAACTCCTTTGTCCGTTTTTATTGGATTATTAGAACCTTTTTccctgtagagttgtttgagctccttatatattctaatGATTAATCCTGTGTCAGGTGAATAGTTTccaaatcttttctcccattctgtgggttgtctcttcacttttttgATTGCTTGCTTaggtgtgcagaagctttttaacttgatgtaatcctatttgtctatttttgctttggttgtctgtgcttgTGCAGTACTACTCAAGAAattttgcctagaccaatgtcctaaaGAGGTTTCTCTGTGCTTTCTTTTGGTAGTTTCATAGCTAAAGGTCttggatttaagtctttgatttgatttttgtatcagggtaatactgggctcacagaatgagtttggaagtattcccttctctatttttcagaatagtttcagcaggattggtattagttcttttttagatggttggtaaaattcagcagtgaagccatcatgTCCTGGGCTTTTATTTACTAGACgactcattacttgttattggtgtgttcagattttgtatttatttcttagtCAATCTTAGTAGGTTGTATACATCTAGGAATTTGTCAATttattctaggttttccaatttattggcatatagctACTTATATTAGCCACTGAAAATCTTTTGATTTTCTTCAATATCAGTTGCAAtgccttctttttcatttctgattttatttatttggatcttctctctttttttcttagtctggctaaaggtttgtcaattttgtttatcttttcaaacaactaactttttgttttaattgatattttgttttttatttcaattttatttatgctgtgatatttattttttcttttcttactaatttgggatttggtttgctcttgcttttctagttcttttagttgaattattagattgtttatttgagcTTTCCcctctttttgatgtaggcactgtTAGTGATAAATTTCCTTCTCAGTACTGCTTTTGCAGCATCCCTTacgttttggtatgttgtgtttgcattattatttgtttgaaaaaaattgtcaatttctttcttaattttttctttggccCACTGGTCATTCTGGAGCATATtgcttaattttcacatatttgtattGTTTCCAAAATTCATCTTGCTGTTAATTTCTAGCTTTATTTATTGtgatcagagaagatgcttgatattatttcaaatatttttcaattctaaGACTTGTTTCATGACCTAACATttggtctatcctggagaatgacCCATGTGCagaggaaaataatgtgtattctgcagctgttggatgaaatgttctgtaaatatttattagatctATTTGGTTTATAGTACAGATTAagtctgatatttctttgttgattttctatctggaagACCTGTCCCATATGAAAGTGTGGTGTTAAAGTCTTCAGCTATTATTATATCAAGGCCTGTATCTCTCtatagctctaataatatttcctttatatatttgggtgttTCAgtgttgggtgcctatatatttaaaattgctatattctcttgctgaattgacccttttGTGATTATGCAGTATTCTGTGTGTTTTCTCACCATTTTTGTCTTAAAGTGTATTTAGTCTGATGTAAGTATGGTGAcccatgctcttttttttttctgttgacatgaaatatatttttctctcccttttttttagtctatatgtatacttattttcagtctatatgtaTACAAGACCTATTGTTCTGTTGCCTGCAAGAAACATATTAACTTATAAGGCCTTgtcttttcatttagaaaaaataggtcttgtcttttcatttattcagctgGCCTATGCCTTTTGACTGGaaaatttagtttatttacattgaaTGTTGTTATTAATAAGGGGGACTTATgtctgccattttattatttcatttctgtttgttttgtagtcttccttctttcttttatttctgccttcctctattgaagataattttctctagtgatatgatttagtttcttgctttttgtttgtcatgtatccattgtatgtttttttagtttgtggttaccatgaggcttgcaaatactatcttataaccctCTGTTTTAACCTGATAACAACTTAGCACTATATtcataaacaaacaagcacaaagaaaactaataaaaatttaccttaacttcttccctctctttttaactttttgttgtttctatttgtatGTTATTGTGTTGACTGTGTCTTGAAAAGgtgttgtaattattatttttgattggttcatagTTTGACCTTTCTTCTTGGGATAAGAGTAGCTTCCACACCAGAGTTACAGTGTTATAGTATTCTGTGTTTTATGTATACTTACTGTTACCAgtaagttttgtaccttcaggtgaTTA
Encoded proteins:
- the LOC100385865 gene encoding heterogeneous nuclear ribonucleoprotein A1-like; the encoded protein is MAEYEQLWGAVLSKNAEEDTEEHHLRDYFEQYGKIEVIEIMMDRGSGKKKGFAFVTFDDHDSVDKTVIQKYHIVNGHNGEVRKALSKQEMVSASSSQRGRSGSGNFGGGRGGGFSGNDNFGHGGNFSGRGGFGGSRGGGGYGGSGDGYNGFGNDGGNFGGGGSYNDFGSYNNQSSNFGPMKRGNFGGRSSGPYGGGSQYFAKPRNQGGYGSSSSSSSYGSGRRF